Proteins found in one Pelmatolapia mariae isolate MD_Pm_ZW linkage group LG7, Pm_UMD_F_2, whole genome shotgun sequence genomic segment:
- the dennd1a gene encoding DENN domain-containing protein 1A isoform X3, with amino-acid sequence MGSRIKENPESTFEVYLEVANPGIHSSGPEVRRQFPDDYRDQETLKTVSKFCFPFSMDSLSVNQVGQNFTFVLTDIESKQRFGFCRLSSGAHTCYCILSYLPWFEVFYKLLNILADYTVKGQESQWQELLLLLYTLPIPEPCVPIHLGVHSYFIVPDTKELPSIPENRNLTEYFVAVDVNNMLHLYASMLYERRILICCSKLSTLTACVHGSAAMLFPMHWQHVYIPVLPQHLLDYCCAPMPYLIGVHSSLMEKVRGMALDDVVVLNVDTNMLESPYDDLQSLPNDVVSALKSRLKKVSATTGDCVARAFLKSQAALFGSYRSALQIESEERITFNEETFLNHRSSAMRQFLQNAIQLQFFKQFIDGRLDLLNSGEGFSDIFEEEINMSEYAGSDKTYHQWLFTVKKGGGAIFNTVKTKANPAMKTVYKFAKDHAKMRIREVKSRLKQKEQAENGLSTEGSAVTDDDSTAGFATSTGAARSNRSLQNWEDSRPVTMHLGQARPPVLLKRPSSNLSLESSIDQPQPYHTLKEVELIESHDTGFGPPESHTAPPSPVNEKFSNLNLLGDFFGCLDEPDSQPVALAKSLEDLRTSKDSDELQPKFTYQRMDVNVGDNSRTFPGLKLSNSYNKLWSTGHEKTPLPGPSTCNRPPSVQLPVHTGTHSPGLDSSSTCPEPLDLSSLGNITIPRPQGRKTPELGSVLTPPTAQSCSKPTGTGEGRTISGGEEFRQALSMSTDGDLLKTPKSTKEGIDLISLLDPLKNSAQTSSTAPTDGTDSSISSSYKPVLQPGTYPQGLPSFPKYPNLSLNPFTQSLQNPSLQMHYSPIISGNPFNTVSRPPPGPYMPAPTQQQSFTTLPGLYRQHSPGSSTAPPSYSLLQSAFPSSVTSLPHSSASNHTFSTAINALGKPLNVEQDSQKPQDPFGDLLSLARPASSQKQKVEDLRRKWETFD; translated from the exons GGCCAGAGGTTCGTCGGCAGTTTCCCGACGACTACAGAGATCAG GAAACTCTTAAAACTGTGTCCAAGTTCTGCTTCCCTTTCAGCATGGACAg TCTTTCTGTCAACCAAGTTGGCCAGAACTTTACGTTTGTGTTGACTGACATTGAGAGCAAACAGAGGTTTGGCTTTTGCCGCCTCTCGTCAGGTGCACACACTTGCTACTGTATTCTTAG CTACCTTCCCTGGTTCGAAGTCTTCTACAAGCTGCTTAATATCCTTGCAGATTACACTGTCAAAGGACAG gaaaGCCAGTGGCAAGAGCTCCTGTTGTTACTGTATACGCTGCCCATCCCTGAACCTTGTGTCCCCATTCACCTTGGTGTG cATTCCTATTTCATTGTGCCTGACACAAAGGAACTTCCCAGCATACCTGAGAAT AGAAACCTAACAGAGTACTTTGTAGCAGTAGATGTCAATAACATGCTTCATCTGTATGCTAGTATGCTTTATGAACGTCGAATCCTCATCTGCTGTAGCAAACTTAGCACT TTAACAGCTTGTGTCCATGGGTCTGCAGCCATGTTATTTCCAATGCACTGGCAACATGTTTACATCCCTGTCTTGCCTCAGCATCTGTTAGACTACTGTTG tgCCCCGATGCCTTACCTCATTGGAGTCCACTCCAGCCTAATGGAG AAAGTTCGAGGGATGGCTCTGGATGATGTGGTGGTCCTTAATGTAGATACAAACATGCTTGAAAGCCCCTATGACGACCTCCAAAGCCTTCCCAATGATGTG GTTTCTGCTCTGAAAAGTCGACTGAAGAAGGTTTCAGCAACAACAGGAGACTGTGTGGCTCGAGCCTTCCTCAAGAGTCAGGCAGCTCTGTTCGGCAGCTACAGGAGTGCGCTGCAGATTGAGTCG gAAGAACGTATAACATTTAATGAAGAAACCTTTCTAAACCATCGGTCGAGTGCCATGAGACAGTTCCTTCAGAATGCCATTCAGCTGCAGTTCTTCAAACAG TTCATTGACGGTCGCTTGGACCTGCTGAACTCAGGCGAAGGTTTTAGTGACATCTTTGAGGAGGAGATCAACATGAGTGAATATGCAG GCAGTGACAAAACCTACCACCAGTGGTTGTTCACCGTAAAG aaaGGTGGTGGAGCCATCTTCAACACAGTGAAGACCAAAGCAAACCCAGCCATGAAGACAGTTTATAAATTT GCCAAGGACCATGCAAAAATGAGGATCAGAGAAGTCAAGAGTCGGTTGAAGCAAAAG GAGCAAGCAGAGAATGGACTCTCCACTGAGGGGTCAGCAGTGACTGATGATGACAGCACAGCAGGATTTGCCACCTCCACTGGTGCAGCTAGAAGCAACAGGTCACTGCAAAACTGGGAAGACAGTCGGCCAGTCACTATGCACTTGGGACAG GCTCGGCCACCAGTGCTGTTGAAAAGACCAAGCAGCAATCTGAGTCTGGAAAGCAGCATTGACCA GCCACAGCCGTACCACACACTAAAAGAGGTTGAGTTGATAGAAAGTCATGATACTGGTTTTGGGCCACCAGAAAGTCATACCGCCCCCCCTAGCCCAGTCAATGAGAAGTTCTCCAATCTCAACTTGCTTGGTGACTTTTTTGGGTGCCTGGACGAACCTGACAGCCAACCAGTTGCCTTGGCTAAGAGTCTCGAGGATCTGAGGACTTCTAAAGACTCCGATGAGTTGCAGCCCAAGTTTACCTACCAG CGGATGGACGTAAACGTTGGTGACAATTCACGAACATTTCCAGGGCTCAAGCTCTCCAACTCTTACAACAAGCTGTGGAGTACAGGTCATGAAAAAACGCCTTTGCCTGGTCCCTCTACCTGTAATAGACCTCCATCTGTCCAACTTCCTGTGCACACAGGAACCCACTCCCCAGGGCTTGATAGCTCCAGCACGTGCCCTGAGCCTTTGGACCTTTCCTCTCTTGGTAATATCACTATTCCTCGTCCCCAGGGAAGGAAGACACCTGAGCTTGGTTCTGTCTTGACACCTCCCACAGCCCAGTCATGCTCCAAACCAACAGGAACTGGTGAAGGAAGGACTATATCAGGGGGAGAAGAGTTTAGACAAGCTCTGAGCATGTCCACAGATGGAGATTTGCTGAAGACCCCCAAGAGTACTAAGGAAGGTATAGATCTCATAAGCCTTTTAGATCCTCTAAAGAACTCAGCACAGACCAGTTCCACTGCACCAACTGATGGGACAGATAGTAGTATCTCATCTTCCTACAAGCCAGTACTACAACCTGGAACCTACCCACAGGGCTTGCCTTCTTTCCCAAAATATCCAAACCTATCACTAAACCCTTTCACACAGTCTTTGCAAAACCCTTCCCTTCAAATGCATTACTCACCAATTATAAGTGGAAACCCCTTTAATACAGTCTCCAGACCTCCGCCAGGCCCTTATATGCCTGCTCCAACCCAGCAGCAGTCATTTACAACATTACCGGGGCTTTACAGACAGCATTCGCCAGGCAGTTCCACTGCCCCACCCAGCTATTCACTGCTCCAATCAGCATTCCCGTCATCAGTCACCTCTCTGCCTCACTCCTCTGCCAGCAATCACACTTTTTCCACAGCTATAAATGCACTGGGAAAGCCACTTAATGTTGAACAGGACAGTCAGAAGCCTCAGGATCCTTTTGGGGACCTGTTGTCCTTGGCCAGACCAGCTTCATCCCAAAAACAGAAGGTGGAGGACCTCCGAAGGAAATGGGAAACATTTGACTAA
- the dennd1a gene encoding DENN domain-containing protein 1A isoform X2, whose product MGSRIKENPESTFEVYLEVANPGIHSSGPEVRRQFPDDYRDQETLKTVSKFCFPFSMDSLSVNQVGQNFTFVLTDIESKQRFGFCRLSSGAHTCYCILSYLPWFEVFYKLLNILADYTVKGQESQWQELLLLLYTLPIPEPCVPIHLGVHSYFIVPDTKELPSIPENLTACVHGSAAMLFPMHWQHVYIPVLPQHLLDYCCAPMPYLIGVHSSLMEKVRGMALDDVVVLNVDTNMLESPYDDLQSLPNDVVSALKSRLKKVSATTGDCVARAFLKSQAALFGSYRSALQIESEERITFNEETFLNHRSSAMRQFLQNAIQLQFFKQFIDGRLDLLNSGEGFSDIFEEEINMSEYAGSDKTYHQWLFTVKKGGGAIFNTVKTKANPAMKTVYKFAKDHAKMRIREVKSRLKQKEQAENGLSTEGSAVTDDDSTAGFATSTGAARSNRSLQNWEDSRPVTMHLGQARPPVLLKRPSSNLSLESSIDHPVRPTRHYTVFLSEDSSGDELQYDNESISGFPDSFFFSVPFEWSPLPQPYHTLKEVELIESHDTGFGPPESHTAPPSPVNEKFSNLNLLGDFFGCLDEPDSQPVALAKSLEDLRTSKDSDELQPKFTYQRMDVNVGDNSRTFPGLKLSNSYNKLWSTGHEKTPLPGPSTCNRPPSVQLPVHTGTHSPGLDSSSTCPEPLDLSSLGNITIPRPQGRKTPELGSVLTPPTAQSCSKPTGTGEGRTISGGEEFRQALSMSTDGDLLKTPKSTKEGIDLISLLDPLKNSAQTSSTAPTDGTDSSISSSYKPVLQPGTYPQGLPSFPKYPNLSLNPFTQSLQNPSLQMHYSPIISGNPFNTVSRPPPGPYMPAPTQQQSFTTLPGLYRQHSPGSSTAPPSYSLLQSAFPSSVTSLPHSSASNHTFSTAINALGKPLNVEQDSQKPQDPFGDLLSLARPASSQKQKVEDLRRKWETFD is encoded by the exons GGCCAGAGGTTCGTCGGCAGTTTCCCGACGACTACAGAGATCAG GAAACTCTTAAAACTGTGTCCAAGTTCTGCTTCCCTTTCAGCATGGACAg TCTTTCTGTCAACCAAGTTGGCCAGAACTTTACGTTTGTGTTGACTGACATTGAGAGCAAACAGAGGTTTGGCTTTTGCCGCCTCTCGTCAGGTGCACACACTTGCTACTGTATTCTTAG CTACCTTCCCTGGTTCGAAGTCTTCTACAAGCTGCTTAATATCCTTGCAGATTACACTGTCAAAGGACAG gaaaGCCAGTGGCAAGAGCTCCTGTTGTTACTGTATACGCTGCCCATCCCTGAACCTTGTGTCCCCATTCACCTTGGTGTG cATTCCTATTTCATTGTGCCTGACACAAAGGAACTTCCCAGCATACCTGAGAAT TTAACAGCTTGTGTCCATGGGTCTGCAGCCATGTTATTTCCAATGCACTGGCAACATGTTTACATCCCTGTCTTGCCTCAGCATCTGTTAGACTACTGTTG tgCCCCGATGCCTTACCTCATTGGAGTCCACTCCAGCCTAATGGAG AAAGTTCGAGGGATGGCTCTGGATGATGTGGTGGTCCTTAATGTAGATACAAACATGCTTGAAAGCCCCTATGACGACCTCCAAAGCCTTCCCAATGATGTG GTTTCTGCTCTGAAAAGTCGACTGAAGAAGGTTTCAGCAACAACAGGAGACTGTGTGGCTCGAGCCTTCCTCAAGAGTCAGGCAGCTCTGTTCGGCAGCTACAGGAGTGCGCTGCAGATTGAGTCG gAAGAACGTATAACATTTAATGAAGAAACCTTTCTAAACCATCGGTCGAGTGCCATGAGACAGTTCCTTCAGAATGCCATTCAGCTGCAGTTCTTCAAACAG TTCATTGACGGTCGCTTGGACCTGCTGAACTCAGGCGAAGGTTTTAGTGACATCTTTGAGGAGGAGATCAACATGAGTGAATATGCAG GCAGTGACAAAACCTACCACCAGTGGTTGTTCACCGTAAAG aaaGGTGGTGGAGCCATCTTCAACACAGTGAAGACCAAAGCAAACCCAGCCATGAAGACAGTTTATAAATTT GCCAAGGACCATGCAAAAATGAGGATCAGAGAAGTCAAGAGTCGGTTGAAGCAAAAG GAGCAAGCAGAGAATGGACTCTCCACTGAGGGGTCAGCAGTGACTGATGATGACAGCACAGCAGGATTTGCCACCTCCACTGGTGCAGCTAGAAGCAACAGGTCACTGCAAAACTGGGAAGACAGTCGGCCAGTCACTATGCACTTGGGACAG GCTCGGCCACCAGTGCTGTTGAAAAGACCAAGCAGCAATCTGAGTCTGGAAAGCAGCATTGACCA CCCTGTCCGTCCTACTCGTCACTACACAGTCTTTCTGTCTGAGGATTCGTCTGGAGATGAGCTCCAATACGACAATGAGTCCATCTCTGGGTTTCCTGACAGCTTTTTCTTCTCGGTCCCTTTTGAGTGGTCGCCTCT GCCACAGCCGTACCACACACTAAAAGAGGTTGAGTTGATAGAAAGTCATGATACTGGTTTTGGGCCACCAGAAAGTCATACCGCCCCCCCTAGCCCAGTCAATGAGAAGTTCTCCAATCTCAACTTGCTTGGTGACTTTTTTGGGTGCCTGGACGAACCTGACAGCCAACCAGTTGCCTTGGCTAAGAGTCTCGAGGATCTGAGGACTTCTAAAGACTCCGATGAGTTGCAGCCCAAGTTTACCTACCAG CGGATGGACGTAAACGTTGGTGACAATTCACGAACATTTCCAGGGCTCAAGCTCTCCAACTCTTACAACAAGCTGTGGAGTACAGGTCATGAAAAAACGCCTTTGCCTGGTCCCTCTACCTGTAATAGACCTCCATCTGTCCAACTTCCTGTGCACACAGGAACCCACTCCCCAGGGCTTGATAGCTCCAGCACGTGCCCTGAGCCTTTGGACCTTTCCTCTCTTGGTAATATCACTATTCCTCGTCCCCAGGGAAGGAAGACACCTGAGCTTGGTTCTGTCTTGACACCTCCCACAGCCCAGTCATGCTCCAAACCAACAGGAACTGGTGAAGGAAGGACTATATCAGGGGGAGAAGAGTTTAGACAAGCTCTGAGCATGTCCACAGATGGAGATTTGCTGAAGACCCCCAAGAGTACTAAGGAAGGTATAGATCTCATAAGCCTTTTAGATCCTCTAAAGAACTCAGCACAGACCAGTTCCACTGCACCAACTGATGGGACAGATAGTAGTATCTCATCTTCCTACAAGCCAGTACTACAACCTGGAACCTACCCACAGGGCTTGCCTTCTTTCCCAAAATATCCAAACCTATCACTAAACCCTTTCACACAGTCTTTGCAAAACCCTTCCCTTCAAATGCATTACTCACCAATTATAAGTGGAAACCCCTTTAATACAGTCTCCAGACCTCCGCCAGGCCCTTATATGCCTGCTCCAACCCAGCAGCAGTCATTTACAACATTACCGGGGCTTTACAGACAGCATTCGCCAGGCAGTTCCACTGCCCCACCCAGCTATTCACTGCTCCAATCAGCATTCCCGTCATCAGTCACCTCTCTGCCTCACTCCTCTGCCAGCAATCACACTTTTTCCACAGCTATAAATGCACTGGGAAAGCCACTTAATGTTGAACAGGACAGTCAGAAGCCTCAGGATCCTTTTGGGGACCTGTTGTCCTTGGCCAGACCAGCTTCATCCCAAAAACAGAAGGTGGAGGACCTCCGAAGGAAATGGGAAACATTTGACTAA
- the dennd1a gene encoding DENN domain-containing protein 1A isoform X1, translating to MGSRIKENPESTFEVYLEVANPGIHSSGPEVRRQFPDDYRDQETLKTVSKFCFPFSMDSLSVNQVGQNFTFVLTDIESKQRFGFCRLSSGAHTCYCILSYLPWFEVFYKLLNILADYTVKGQESQWQELLLLLYTLPIPEPCVPIHLGVHSYFIVPDTKELPSIPENRNLTEYFVAVDVNNMLHLYASMLYERRILICCSKLSTLTACVHGSAAMLFPMHWQHVYIPVLPQHLLDYCCAPMPYLIGVHSSLMEKVRGMALDDVVVLNVDTNMLESPYDDLQSLPNDVVSALKSRLKKVSATTGDCVARAFLKSQAALFGSYRSALQIESEERITFNEETFLNHRSSAMRQFLQNAIQLQFFKQFIDGRLDLLNSGEGFSDIFEEEINMSEYAGSDKTYHQWLFTVKKGGGAIFNTVKTKANPAMKTVYKFAKDHAKMRIREVKSRLKQKEQAENGLSTEGSAVTDDDSTAGFATSTGAARSNRSLQNWEDSRPVTMHLGQARPPVLLKRPSSNLSLESSIDHPVRPTRHYTVFLSEDSSGDELQYDNESISGFPDSFFFSVPFEWSPLPQPYHTLKEVELIESHDTGFGPPESHTAPPSPVNEKFSNLNLLGDFFGCLDEPDSQPVALAKSLEDLRTSKDSDELQPKFTYQRMDVNVGDNSRTFPGLKLSNSYNKLWSTGHEKTPLPGPSTCNRPPSVQLPVHTGTHSPGLDSSSTCPEPLDLSSLGNITIPRPQGRKTPELGSVLTPPTAQSCSKPTGTGEGRTISGGEEFRQALSMSTDGDLLKTPKSTKEGIDLISLLDPLKNSAQTSSTAPTDGTDSSISSSYKPVLQPGTYPQGLPSFPKYPNLSLNPFTQSLQNPSLQMHYSPIISGNPFNTVSRPPPGPYMPAPTQQQSFTTLPGLYRQHSPGSSTAPPSYSLLQSAFPSSVTSLPHSSASNHTFSTAINALGKPLNVEQDSQKPQDPFGDLLSLARPASSQKQKVEDLRRKWETFD from the exons GGCCAGAGGTTCGTCGGCAGTTTCCCGACGACTACAGAGATCAG GAAACTCTTAAAACTGTGTCCAAGTTCTGCTTCCCTTTCAGCATGGACAg TCTTTCTGTCAACCAAGTTGGCCAGAACTTTACGTTTGTGTTGACTGACATTGAGAGCAAACAGAGGTTTGGCTTTTGCCGCCTCTCGTCAGGTGCACACACTTGCTACTGTATTCTTAG CTACCTTCCCTGGTTCGAAGTCTTCTACAAGCTGCTTAATATCCTTGCAGATTACACTGTCAAAGGACAG gaaaGCCAGTGGCAAGAGCTCCTGTTGTTACTGTATACGCTGCCCATCCCTGAACCTTGTGTCCCCATTCACCTTGGTGTG cATTCCTATTTCATTGTGCCTGACACAAAGGAACTTCCCAGCATACCTGAGAAT AGAAACCTAACAGAGTACTTTGTAGCAGTAGATGTCAATAACATGCTTCATCTGTATGCTAGTATGCTTTATGAACGTCGAATCCTCATCTGCTGTAGCAAACTTAGCACT TTAACAGCTTGTGTCCATGGGTCTGCAGCCATGTTATTTCCAATGCACTGGCAACATGTTTACATCCCTGTCTTGCCTCAGCATCTGTTAGACTACTGTTG tgCCCCGATGCCTTACCTCATTGGAGTCCACTCCAGCCTAATGGAG AAAGTTCGAGGGATGGCTCTGGATGATGTGGTGGTCCTTAATGTAGATACAAACATGCTTGAAAGCCCCTATGACGACCTCCAAAGCCTTCCCAATGATGTG GTTTCTGCTCTGAAAAGTCGACTGAAGAAGGTTTCAGCAACAACAGGAGACTGTGTGGCTCGAGCCTTCCTCAAGAGTCAGGCAGCTCTGTTCGGCAGCTACAGGAGTGCGCTGCAGATTGAGTCG gAAGAACGTATAACATTTAATGAAGAAACCTTTCTAAACCATCGGTCGAGTGCCATGAGACAGTTCCTTCAGAATGCCATTCAGCTGCAGTTCTTCAAACAG TTCATTGACGGTCGCTTGGACCTGCTGAACTCAGGCGAAGGTTTTAGTGACATCTTTGAGGAGGAGATCAACATGAGTGAATATGCAG GCAGTGACAAAACCTACCACCAGTGGTTGTTCACCGTAAAG aaaGGTGGTGGAGCCATCTTCAACACAGTGAAGACCAAAGCAAACCCAGCCATGAAGACAGTTTATAAATTT GCCAAGGACCATGCAAAAATGAGGATCAGAGAAGTCAAGAGTCGGTTGAAGCAAAAG GAGCAAGCAGAGAATGGACTCTCCACTGAGGGGTCAGCAGTGACTGATGATGACAGCACAGCAGGATTTGCCACCTCCACTGGTGCAGCTAGAAGCAACAGGTCACTGCAAAACTGGGAAGACAGTCGGCCAGTCACTATGCACTTGGGACAG GCTCGGCCACCAGTGCTGTTGAAAAGACCAAGCAGCAATCTGAGTCTGGAAAGCAGCATTGACCA CCCTGTCCGTCCTACTCGTCACTACACAGTCTTTCTGTCTGAGGATTCGTCTGGAGATGAGCTCCAATACGACAATGAGTCCATCTCTGGGTTTCCTGACAGCTTTTTCTTCTCGGTCCCTTTTGAGTGGTCGCCTCT GCCACAGCCGTACCACACACTAAAAGAGGTTGAGTTGATAGAAAGTCATGATACTGGTTTTGGGCCACCAGAAAGTCATACCGCCCCCCCTAGCCCAGTCAATGAGAAGTTCTCCAATCTCAACTTGCTTGGTGACTTTTTTGGGTGCCTGGACGAACCTGACAGCCAACCAGTTGCCTTGGCTAAGAGTCTCGAGGATCTGAGGACTTCTAAAGACTCCGATGAGTTGCAGCCCAAGTTTACCTACCAG CGGATGGACGTAAACGTTGGTGACAATTCACGAACATTTCCAGGGCTCAAGCTCTCCAACTCTTACAACAAGCTGTGGAGTACAGGTCATGAAAAAACGCCTTTGCCTGGTCCCTCTACCTGTAATAGACCTCCATCTGTCCAACTTCCTGTGCACACAGGAACCCACTCCCCAGGGCTTGATAGCTCCAGCACGTGCCCTGAGCCTTTGGACCTTTCCTCTCTTGGTAATATCACTATTCCTCGTCCCCAGGGAAGGAAGACACCTGAGCTTGGTTCTGTCTTGACACCTCCCACAGCCCAGTCATGCTCCAAACCAACAGGAACTGGTGAAGGAAGGACTATATCAGGGGGAGAAGAGTTTAGACAAGCTCTGAGCATGTCCACAGATGGAGATTTGCTGAAGACCCCCAAGAGTACTAAGGAAGGTATAGATCTCATAAGCCTTTTAGATCCTCTAAAGAACTCAGCACAGACCAGTTCCACTGCACCAACTGATGGGACAGATAGTAGTATCTCATCTTCCTACAAGCCAGTACTACAACCTGGAACCTACCCACAGGGCTTGCCTTCTTTCCCAAAATATCCAAACCTATCACTAAACCCTTTCACACAGTCTTTGCAAAACCCTTCCCTTCAAATGCATTACTCACCAATTATAAGTGGAAACCCCTTTAATACAGTCTCCAGACCTCCGCCAGGCCCTTATATGCCTGCTCCAACCCAGCAGCAGTCATTTACAACATTACCGGGGCTTTACAGACAGCATTCGCCAGGCAGTTCCACTGCCCCACCCAGCTATTCACTGCTCCAATCAGCATTCCCGTCATCAGTCACCTCTCTGCCTCACTCCTCTGCCAGCAATCACACTTTTTCCACAGCTATAAATGCACTGGGAAAGCCACTTAATGTTGAACAGGACAGTCAGAAGCCTCAGGATCCTTTTGGGGACCTGTTGTCCTTGGCCAGACCAGCTTCATCCCAAAAACAGAAGGTGGAGGACCTCCGAAGGAAATGGGAAACATTTGACTAA